The proteins below are encoded in one region of Sporosarcina sp. FSL K6-1508:
- the hslV gene encoding ATP-dependent protease subunit HslV → MMEFHATTIFAIRHEGSCAMSGDGQVTVGNAVVMKHTAKKVRRIFGGKVLAGFAGSVADAFTLFELFEAKLMEYNGNLQRASVELAKEWRGDRILRKLEAMLLVMDNEQLLLVSGTGEVIEPDDGVLAIGSGGHYALAAGRALKKYSGHSLTAAEIAQAALETASEICVYTNDHIIVEVLE, encoded by the coding sequence CTGATGGAATTCCATGCAACGACAATCTTTGCCATTCGCCATGAAGGGTCTTGTGCCATGTCAGGCGATGGGCAAGTGACGGTAGGAAATGCAGTCGTTATGAAACATACTGCAAAAAAAGTACGCCGAATCTTTGGCGGTAAAGTACTGGCGGGTTTTGCTGGTTCTGTAGCAGACGCATTCACGTTATTTGAATTATTCGAAGCCAAGTTGATGGAGTACAACGGCAACCTTCAAAGGGCTTCCGTTGAACTTGCGAAAGAATGGCGCGGTGACCGGATTCTAAGGAAGCTTGAGGCGATGTTACTCGTAATGGACAATGAGCAGTTGTTGCTCGTTTCCGGAACTGGAGAAGTGATTGAGCCCGATGATGGCGTTCTGGCAATTGGTTCAGGAGGTCATTATGCGCTTGCAGCCGGACGGGCATTGAAAAAGTATAGTGGGCATTCGCTCACTGCTGCTGAAATTGCCCAAGCGGCACTGGAGACTGCTTCGGAAATATGTGTCTATACAAATGACCATATTATTGTGGAGGTACTCGAATGA
- a CDS encoding tyrosine recombinase XerC, with amino-acid sequence MTVQPSSVRDEYISYVRLEKNYSFYTVLEYEKDVDAFLSFLEVEGITDLNDVAYPEARLYATELYDLGLSRASISRKISSIRSFFKFSNARYGIDDSAFRSLHHPKKEGRLPAFFYEEELEVLFSSCEGEDRKSLRDYALLELLYATGIRVSELTAIKMQDIDDHLGIVLVMGKGRKERYVPFGSFAQSALDAYRDNSRLDLMKQKDHDMLFVNLRGDPLTDRGVRHILSMMMERASLHSKIYPHMIRHSFATHLLAGGADMRTVQELLGHSHLSSTQVYTHITKEHLRKTYMNTHPRA; translated from the coding sequence ATGACAGTACAACCTTCTAGCGTCCGTGATGAATATATTTCATATGTGCGTTTGGAAAAGAACTATTCATTTTACACAGTATTGGAATATGAGAAAGATGTAGATGCATTTTTGTCATTTCTCGAAGTTGAAGGTATAACAGATTTGAATGATGTGGCTTATCCGGAAGCAAGGCTTTATGCCACTGAACTGTATGACCTAGGGTTATCGAGAGCATCGATTTCTAGGAAAATCTCTTCTATTCGTTCCTTTTTTAAGTTTTCGAATGCCCGGTATGGCATTGATGATAGTGCGTTCCGTTCCCTTCATCATCCAAAGAAGGAAGGACGGTTGCCAGCTTTTTTTTATGAAGAGGAACTGGAAGTACTATTTTCCTCCTGTGAGGGAGAAGATAGAAAGTCTCTACGTGACTATGCCCTCCTTGAATTACTCTACGCAACAGGCATAAGGGTCAGTGAGCTGACAGCTATCAAAATGCAAGATATCGATGACCACCTTGGCATTGTTTTGGTCATGGGAAAAGGTCGTAAAGAACGCTATGTGCCGTTCGGAAGTTTTGCTCAATCCGCGCTTGATGCCTATCGTGATAATAGCCGGCTGGATTTGATGAAACAGAAAGACCATGACATGCTGTTCGTCAATTTACGGGGCGATCCTCTGACTGACCGGGGTGTACGCCATATCTTAAGCATGATGATGGAACGCGCGTCACTCCACTCGAAAATCTATCCGCATATGATTCGTCATTCTTTTGCAACTCACCTTCTGGCAGGAGGCGCCGACATGAGAACCGTTCAGGAGCTACTTGGACACAGTCACTTATCTTCAACGCAAGTGTATACACATATAACAAAAGAGCATTTAAGAAAAACATATATGAATACGCATCCGCGAGCATAG
- the hslU gene encoding ATP-dependent protease ATPase subunit HslU encodes MTKRQELTPKELTAHLDRYIIGQDKAKRAVAVAIRNRYRRSLLSDEEKSEIIPKNILMIGPTGVGKTEIARRIAKLVNAPFLKVEATKFTEVGYVGRDVESMIRDLTEAGIRIVKEEQREAVKEHAVILAEERLIELLVPEKKKMGGMQNPFEMLFGQKVEQEEPDYAEVAEVKRKRSEIATSLKAGELEEHMVTVEVSAQQPSMFDALQGSGMEQMGANMQDALSSLVPKKTIKRKMKVKEARIALEAEEADKLIDHDEISRRAIELTEQSGIIFIDEMDKIASRGGSSSTDVSREGVQRDILPIVEGSTVSTKYGTVKTDFILFIAAGAFHMSKPSDIIPELQGRFPIRVELEKLTKNDFERILKEPDFSLIRQYEKLLNTEEVVLDFTEEAISRLAEIAFEVNDDTENIGARRLHTILEKLLEELSYEAADIGPATIKITPAYVDEKLKSIAKNKDLSQFIL; translated from the coding sequence ATGACAAAGAGACAAGAACTGACACCCAAAGAATTGACTGCTCATCTTGACAGGTACATCATTGGCCAAGACAAAGCCAAGCGTGCAGTGGCAGTGGCAATCCGTAATAGATACAGAAGAAGTCTGCTCTCTGATGAAGAAAAAAGTGAAATCATACCAAAAAATATTCTTATGATTGGCCCGACAGGAGTCGGAAAGACTGAAATCGCGAGAAGAATTGCAAAGCTGGTAAATGCGCCATTCCTTAAAGTGGAAGCGACGAAGTTTACAGAGGTAGGCTATGTAGGGCGAGATGTCGAGTCAATGATAAGAGATTTAACTGAAGCGGGCATTCGGATCGTTAAGGAAGAACAGCGTGAAGCTGTGAAAGAACATGCGGTTATTCTTGCAGAAGAACGGCTTATTGAATTACTTGTTCCTGAAAAAAAGAAAATGGGCGGTATGCAAAATCCGTTCGAAATGCTTTTTGGCCAAAAAGTGGAACAGGAAGAGCCTGATTATGCAGAAGTAGCCGAAGTGAAGCGTAAACGTTCTGAGATTGCGACAAGCCTTAAAGCAGGGGAACTTGAAGAGCACATGGTCACTGTTGAAGTTTCTGCGCAGCAACCATCTATGTTTGACGCATTACAAGGTTCGGGTATGGAACAAATGGGCGCGAATATGCAAGACGCACTTTCTTCTCTTGTGCCAAAAAAGACCATCAAGCGGAAGATGAAAGTGAAGGAAGCCCGAATTGCACTTGAAGCAGAAGAGGCTGACAAACTGATTGATCATGATGAAATTTCAAGGCGGGCCATCGAATTGACAGAGCAGTCCGGAATCATCTTTATTGATGAGATGGACAAAATCGCTAGCCGTGGCGGCAGTTCGTCAACAGATGTTTCTCGCGAAGGTGTACAGAGGGACATTTTACCAATCGTTGAAGGCTCGACTGTGTCGACGAAGTACGGTACAGTTAAGACCGATTTCATCTTGTTCATTGCGGCTGGGGCTTTCCATATGTCAAAACCTTCCGATATTATTCCTGAGTTACAGGGACGATTTCCGATTCGGGTGGAACTGGAAAAGCTTACAAAGAACGATTTTGAACGCATATTAAAAGAACCTGATTTTTCTCTTATCCGTCAATACGAAAAATTGCTCAATACGGAAGAAGTCGTTTTGGATTTTACTGAAGAGGCAATCAGCAGACTTGCTGAGATAGCATTCGAAGTGAATGATGATACTGAGAACATTGGGGCTAGACGGCTTCATACAATTCTGGAGAAGTTGCTTGAAGAGCTTTCGTATGAAGCGGCTGACATTGGGCCGGCAACGATCAAAATAACACCAGCTTATGTCGATGAGAAGTTGAAAAGTATCGCAAAAAACAAAGATTTGTCACAATTTATCCTGTAA